Within Micromonospora narathiwatensis, the genomic segment CCAGTCGTCGGCCGTCTCCGGCCGCAGACCGGCCACGATCCGGCGGTTCTCGGCGTACGACACATGGAGGTCACTGACCGCGAACAGCGAACCCGTCACCCGGTCGATCTTGCCATTGCCGCTCGCGAATGGATAGGCGGGCGCTTGAGCGACAGGGGTCAGCCGGGGCAGGATGAACGGCATCGGTGTCGCGACCCCGGCGGCGTGCAGGGCTGTACGGGATGAAACGTCGACTCTTCACGGAAGGGACGACGGTATGCACCCGATGCTGCGTCGACTCGACGACCTCGCCGCCCATCTCGCCACCCGGCCGGACACCGTGGCGCTGCTCGGCCTCGGCTCGGCCGGCACCGCGTACGACCGGCTGGACGCCCACTCCGACCTGGACTTCTTCCTCGTCGTCGCGGACGGCGCGGTGCCCCGCTACGTCGAGTCGCTCGACTGGCTGGCCGCGCCCTGCCCGGTGGCGTACAGCTTCGCCAACGAACGCCACGGCCGGAAGGTGCTCTACGCCGACGGGATCTTCGCCGAGTACGCCGTCTTCACCGTCGACGAGCTGGCCCGGCTGCCGTTCACCGGCGCGCGGGTGGTGTGGCAGCGGCCCGACGCGCCCGCCGGGCTGGCCGAGTGCGGGCCGCCGCCCCGCCCCGCCACCCCGTACGACACGGTCGAGTTCCACCTCAACGAGGCGCTCACCAACCTCTACGTCGGCCTGCACCGCGAGCTGCGCGGGGAGCGGCTCAGCGCGTCGCGGTTCATCCAGTCGTACGCGGTGGACCGGGTGCTGGCGTTGCTGCGGCTCACCGCCCCGGACGTGGCGCACCGGCGGGACCCGTTCGACCCGAGTCGCCGGGTCGAGCAGGCGTACCCGCCGGAGGTGCTGCCGCTGGCCGGGATGGTGCCCGGCTACCGGGACAACCGGGCGGCGGCCCGGGTGACGCTGGGCTGGCTGGCGGACCGGTTCCCGGTGGATCCGGTGATCGCCGCCGCCATCCGGGGCCTGTTGACCGCCCCGGCGGACGGCTGACGGGCGAGCCGGGCGTCGGCCGGTGCGCCTATCGGGCGGTGAGCAGGTCGGCGAAGCGGTCGGTGGCGCGCAGCAGTTCCCGGGCGATGCCGGGTTCGGCGGCGGAGTGGCCGGCGTCGGGCACGATCCGCAGCTCCGCCTCGGGCCAGCGCCGCGCCAGGTCGTACGCGGACGCCGGTGGGCAGCAGAGGTCGTAGCGGCCGTTGATGATCACGGCGGGGAGGTGGCGGATCCGGTCCACCCCGTCGAGGAGCTGCGTGTCGCCGGTGAGGAAGCCGCCGTGCACCGCGTAGTGGGACAGGATGCGCGCGATCGGCAGCGCCTGCTCTTCGTCGGTGAAGTGGGCGAGCGTGTCGGGGGCGGGGCGCAGCGCGGAGTTGATCGCCTCCCAGCGCCCCCACGCCGCCGCGCAGGCCCGGGCCTCGGCGTCGTCGGGACCGTGCAGCCGCCGGTGGTACGCGCCGAGCACGTCGTCCCGCTCCGCCGCCGGGATCGGGGCGACGAACCGGTCCCACTCGTCCGGCTGGAGGTGGCGCAGGCCGCCCTGGTAGAACCAGTCCCGCTCACTGCGCCGCAGCAGCAGCACGCCGCGCAGGATCAGGCCGGTGACCCGGTCCGGGTGGGTCTGCGCGTACGCCAGGCCGAGGGTGACGCCCCACGAGCCGCCGAACACCAGCCAGGCGTCGATGCCGAGCCGCTCGCGGATCACCTCGATGTCGTCGACCAGGTGCCAGGTGGTGTTGGCGCGCAGCTCGCCGAACGGGGTGCTCCGGCCCGCGCCGCGCTGGTCGAACAGCACGACCCGGTAGCGGTCCGGGTCGAAGAACCGCCGTGCCGCCGGCACCAGGCCGCCGCCGGGCCCGCCGTGCAGGAAGACCACCGGTACGCCGTCCGGCCGGCCCACCTCCTCCACGTACAGGTCGTGTCCGTCGCCGACGGCGATCCGGTGGGTGGCGTACGGCTCGATCGGCGGGTACATGGGCAGCTCGTCCATGACGACCCATCCTGCCCGGCCGCCGCCAGCCCTGCGCACACGGCCGACGGTCAGCAGGCGACGTTGCTGCCGAGGTTCTTCAGCAGGGCGTCGGCGACCCAGCCGGACACGCCGGTGGTGAGATCCTTCAGGTACGTCCAGCTGTAGGTGGTGTAGCCGTTCGCGGTGGCCCGGTCGCCGGAGGTGTAGCACCAGAAGTCGACGTTGTGGCTGAGCTGCCCGAACCCGAGCGAGGGGCAGGAGGTGTGCGGGCCGGTGCGGATGTTGACGTTGCTGCCGTTGATGAGCTGGCCGCCCGCGGTGTCGATGTTGCTGTGGGAGTGGCTGCAACTCGCGCTGGCCGGGGCGGCCACGCTGGTCACCGCCACGCCGGTGCAGCCCACCGTCAGGGTGACCGCCGCCGCGACCGAGGACAACTTCCGCATGTCGATCAACTCCCCGAAGTTCCAGCCACACGCATAATGATCCACATATTTGCATGCGCCGAGGTCCGGGGCAAGGTCGGCGTGATGATGGGAACGGCGTACGGCACCCGGGTGGCGGCCGGTTCCTGACCGGCACCCGGGTGGGCGCCGGTCAGGAGCGGTGCCGCCCTCAGGCGTTGGCCGGAATGCCGGTGCCGGGGCCAGCCGCCGGCTCCTCGGCCGCATGCTCGGAGTCCGGGGTGGAGCGTGGCGCCGGCGTACGCACCGCGAACGCGTCGAAGCTGGGGCCTTCCAGTGCCACCCGCTCGCCCGCCGAGGCGCCGGCAGAGCGGTCCGGGACGGCGTCCGCGAGCCGCTCCGTGAGCGCCCGGTCGGCCGAGCCGTGGTCCGCGGGCTCGGTGGCGGGCCGGGCCACCTGCGGGTACTCGGCGGTCTCGGCCCCGCCCGCCGCGGCCGCCATCACCGCCGCCGCGGCCAGGTCGGCGACCCGCTTCGCCTCCCGCTGCACCCGGGCGCGGGTCTCCTTGGCGTGCTGCTCGGCGAGGTCCGCCGCCCGCCGGGCGTCGTCCAGCCGCTTGGTCTCGGCGGCCAGTTCCCGGCGTACCTCGACCAGGCGCTCCTCCAGCGCGGCCCCCTCCTGCTCGATCGTGGTGATCTCCTGGCGGCTGCGTTCGAGCTGCTGACCGACGGTCTCCAGCTCGGCCCGGAGCTGCGTGACGGTCTCCTGCCGCTGCTGGATCTCCTGCTGCACCGTGGACAGCCGCTCCTGGTGCGCCGCCGTCTCCTCGTCGGCGCGCTCGCGGACCTCGGTGGCGTACTGCTGGGCCTCGGCGACCAGCGCGGCGATGTCCCGCTCGGCGGCGCTGGCCCGGTCGGCCAGCTCCTGCTCGGCGGCGGCCCGCCGCTCGTCCAGCTCGCGGGCCATGGTGGCCTGCCACTGGGCCAGCTCCTGCTGGGCCTTGCTCCGGTTGGCCTGCACCTCCTGCTGGATCTGGGTACGGGCCGCCTTCACCAGCGCCTCGGACGCGGAGCGGGCCTGCTCGACCTGCTGGGTGCTCTGCTCGGTGATCCGCTTCGCCTCCTGCTGCGCCCGTTCGTGGGCGGCCTGCCCCTCGGCCCGCAGCTTCTCGGCCAGCTCCCGGATCGAGGTGAGTTCCGCGTGCGCGGTGGCCCGCTGCTCCTCGTGCGCCTTCTCCTGCTCGGCGCGGCGCGTCGACAGCTCCTCGTCCAGTTCCCGCAGCTCCCGGGCGGCCTCCTCCCGCGCCGAGGCCAGCACCTTCTCCGCCTGGGCCTGGAGCTCGGCGGCGCGCTTGGTGGCGGCCTCGCTGATCTGCCCGGCCTGCTTCTCTGCCAGGTCGAGGATCTGGTCGACCATCGGCCCGAGGTCCCGGAAGGACGCCCGGTCCACCTGCGCGGGGCGCTGCCGCAGCTCCGCCGCCTCGGCCTGGGTCCGCTGCATCTGCGCGGTCAGCTCCCGCGCCTGCGCGTACGCCCGGTCCCGGTCGGCCGTCAGCGCGGACAGCTCGCCGTCCATCTGCTGGACGTACCGGTCCACCTGGCGTTTGTCGTAGCCGCGCAGCACCGGGTCGAACCGCGGCCGTGCGGACACGTCGTCGTGGGATGCGAACGGTTCCTCGCCGTTGGACATACGCCATCCTCCGTCAGTTCGCCAGCGCCGGGCCGGCGGGATGACCGCCCGGCAGGGCATGATGAGGCGCAACGGTACCGTCGTCGCCGCGCGGGCCCTGCCCCGCCCCGGCCCCTCGTCGCCGAGGCCGGCGAACGCCCCGGTCGGGGCCCCGGGGCGGCCGGCCGGCCCGGGGCCGGCGGTGGGGCCGGATCGGGCGGGCCGGGGATCAGGGGCCCTGTCCTTCCGAGTTGACTGTCAACCGGCCTGGAGGTCCCGCCAGGCCGTCGCCTCCGGCGACGGGTAGCCCAACTGGAACTCGGCCCAGTTGTTCCAGTACGCGATCGCGTCCACGTAGGGCTGCTGGCGCAGCCAGGTGACGTGGTCCCTCATCGCCTGCGCCCGGCCCGTCCCGGTGGTGTCGGCGGTGGTACGGACCAGCCCGTACTCGGGCACCAGCAGTCGGATCGTCGGATACGCCGCCCGTACCTTGTTGAAGGCCGTCCCGAAGATCCGCGACGCAGGCCAGTAGCTCGCGGTGTCCCGCGAGTAGCAGTCCACGCCGTAGTGGGTCATGCCCGGGTAGCCCCAGTCGGTCGGGTTGCCCTTCCCCTCGTCCAGCCAGTACCGGGTGACGATCGGCCCGTGTCCGAGCACCCACTTCCGGTTCGGGTGCGCGGCCACGATCTGCGACACCCGGGCCGCCGTGGTCCGGTACGTCGCGGGGGCCACGTCACCCATCGGCTCGTGGTACCAGGTCAGGTAGACCGGCCGGGTCAGCCCGTTCAGCCAGGTGCTGAGCTGCTCGACGTTGTCCTTCCACGACACGTGCATCACGGCCGACGGCGCGTCGACGAACTTGCCGGCGTTCAGCGGGGGCAGCTCCGGCAGCTTGTCCCCGTCGGTGTCCACCCCGTAGTCCCGCATGTAGCGGATGTTGGGGTAGTTGGCGACGATCTGCTGGGTCGGAGCCCCCTTCTCGGTGCTCATCCCGACCAGCAGCGGCACGGTCACGGTGGTGGCGGCGGTCGCGGTCCGGCCGGCCGAGTCCCGGACCGTGGCGGTCAGGGTGATCGTGCCCGGGCCGGACAGCACGGTCACCGCGAACCGGCTGGGGTCGGTGGCGCTCGGTGTGATGGTCACCCCGGGCGCGGCACTGGTGAGCTGGACGGTCAGCGGCACGCCCAGGTCGATCCGGACCGAGGTGTCCCAGACGGTGCCGGTGGGCTCACCGACCCGGCCGGGGAAGATCAGGTGTCGTGAGTCGGGATGGTAGGCGTCCACCACGACGGTGGTGGACTTCCCGGGGAGCAGAACGGCGGGGTCGGCGGTCACGGAACGGATGACGGGAGCGGCCATGGATGCCTCCGGGTGTGCTCCAGGGCTCCTGGCCGCACCTCACTGGGTGGCCAGGATGGCCCTGACCTGCGTATTTACCAGATTGCGTCGGCGAGACGGCATCGCCATCGGCGGCGGCAGATGGCGAAAGACCCGAGTTCTGCACGTGTTTGCCGGGCCGTCGGACGGGCCCGGCCGGCCCGGAAATCGGCTGGCCCGGAAATCGGCTGGCCCGGAGTCGCTCGCGGCCCGCATCCTGGCCGGCGTGACGACCGTACGGGAGCTGACCGCCGGAGACTGGCCGCAACTGTGGCCGATGCTGCGCGACATGGGCGTCGGCGACGAACCAGCCGAGACCCACCGGGAGCGCTTCCTGCGCCTGCTCGCCGACCCACGCTGGGCGCTGCTCGGCGCGGCGGACGCCGACGGGCTGACCGGGTACGCCGCCGCCCAGGACCACGGCCCGCACCTGCGCTCCGGCGACGCGCACCGGACCGCCCGCCTGCACGACCTCTACGTACGCCCCGACCGGCGCCGGCGCGGCGTGGGGCGGGCCCTGCTCGCCGCGGCGTCGGAGTGGGCGGCCGGGCGGGCCCGCTACCTGGAGTGGCAGGCCCACCGGGAGCGGGCGGCGCCCTTCTACGAGCGGCTCGGCCTGCGCGGCGAGCCCTGCCCGCAGCCCGAGTACCCGACCTTCATCGTCGACTTCGGGGTGCGCTGAGCCTCACGGCAGCGGGTGCGAGATGCCGCGGGCGTGATCGGTGACCGATGCCCCGACCACGGTCGCGGTCAGCGGCAGTACCTCCAGGCAGCGGCGGACCGCCGCGGCGATCAGCGGGTTCGGCACCCGCATGGAGAGCGTGCAGTGCGGCACCCAGCGCCCCGGCTGGTAGTGCTCGACCAGGCCGATGCCGGCCCGGGCCAGCCGGCGGTGCACCTCGGCGTGGTGGGCCAGCAGTTCGGCGGTGGGCGCCGGCCCGAGCCAGAGGACCCGACCGACGAACTGGCCGGCGTGCTGGAACTCCAGCCGCAGCGGGGCCGCCACCACCATCCCGGCGAGCGCCTCGGCCACCCGGTCCGGGTCGAAGCGCGGCGCCACCGCGAGCGAGACGTGCGGCCGGTGCCGCTGCTCCAGCAGCGACCGCATGCTCTGCACGCCCTCGGACTCCAACGCGTCCCACAACACCCGGATCCGCCGGGTGGCGTCGGTGTCGAGATACAGCTCCAGCGCCGCGACCACTCGATCACCCTAGAGGTGAGGTTTGCCCGGCCCGGTGGGCGGTACTGCCCGGATGCACCGAACCGCCCGGACGGCACCGACGGAGGAGCGTGGAACTGTGGACGTGAACGACCTGCTGACCGACGCGTACGGCCGGCTGCCCGATCTGGTGGAGTCGGCCGTCGCCGGGCTGAGCCCGGAGCAGCTCCGCCAGGCCCCGGCGGCCGGGGCGAACCCGGTCGGCTGGCTGGTCTGGCACCTGACCCGGATCCAGGACCACCACGTCGCCGGCGTGCTGGGGGAGGCGCAGCTCTGGGCCACCGGCGACTGGGCGGGCCGGCTGGGGCTCGAACCCGACCCGGACGACACCGGCTTCGGGCACGGCCCCGACCAGATAGCCGCGGTACGCCCGGAGAGCGGCCAGGTGCTCGTCGACTACCACCGGGCGGTGGTCGACCGGACCCGGGCGTACCTGCGCGGGCTGCGCCCCGCCGACCTGGACCGGGTGGTCGACCGGAACTGGGACCCGCCGGTCACCCTCGGCGTCCGGTTGGTGAGCGTGCTGGCGGACGACCTTCAGCACGTCGGTCAGGCCGGGTACGTGCGCGGGCTCATCGAGCGGGGCTGACCGCCGCTCGGGCTCATCCGGCGGGGCTGACCGCCGCTCGGGCCCGGGCCAGTGCGGCGTGCCCGAGCAGGTGGAACGCCTGCGCCTCGGGCGAGGTGCCCGGCCCCGCGAAGTCGGGCGCCCCGCTCACCCCGGTCACCCGCCCGTACCGGTCGATCCGCCGGCCCGCGGCGGCCAGCAGGTCCGCGCCGACGTCCAACCAGGTCGCCGGCAGCCAACCGTCCGCCACCCCGGTCAGCGCCGCGTACGCCAGCATCTGCGCGGTGTTCGCCTCGCGGAACGTGCCGGGGTCGTCGAGCACGTCGTGGAACAGCCCGTCGTCGGCGCGGTGGGCCAGGCAGGCGTCCAGCACCGCCCGGGCGTGCCCGGCCAGTTCGTCGCGCAGCCCGGTCGGCCAGTCCGGCGCGAGGCGCAGCGCCCGGGCGATCCCGGCGACCACCCAGCCGTTGCCGGTGCCCCAGTGTTCCGCCCGGTCCAGCTCGCCCCGATCCTCGTCCCACCGCGCCGCGTAGAGGCCGGTGCGCTCGTCGTACAGCCGGCGGCGGTGCCCGGCGACCTGCCCGGCGGCGAGGTCGGTCCGGCCCAGCACGGCGAGCAGCGGCACCACCATGTACACGGTGTCCGGCCAGACCTGACGGTTGTCGAGCAGGTGGAACAGGGTGCCGTCGGCGGCCCGGGGCGCCCGCGCCACCAGCCAGTCGAGCTGCGCCGCCAGGGCCGCCGACCAGCGCGGATCCGCGTCGGTCGAGGCGGCGTGCCGGACCGCCTCGCCGCAGGCGGCGCCGTTGACCGCGCCGGCCTCGCCCGAGACGTCGCCGAGCCGGCCGTCCGGGTGCTGCCGGGTCACCGCCGCGTCGGCGACCAGCACGGCCAGCTCGTCCAGGCCCAGGTCGAGCAGGGCGTGCCCGGTCACCCCCTGCTCCCAGGACTGGCGCTGCATGGCCAGCAGCGCGGTCAGCACCCGGTCGGTCGTCGCGTTCCGTGTCATTCGCATCCCTCCGCCCCATCCCGTACCCGTCCGTCGTCGGCAGGGCAAGCCCGGATCACCCGGATCGGGTGAGTTGGGCTCACCCGCCCGGCGGGGAACCTGCGGGGACGTCGGACACGGGGAGGTACGGATGGGCGCCTCGATGGCGGAGCAGGTGATCGAGCAGGTCGCCGGTCGGCACCCCGAGCTGCCGGAACACACGGCCGGCACGGTCCGCCTCGACCTGCACGACGGTGGACGCACCGAGCACTGGTATCTGACCATCGAACACCAGAATGTCGAAGTGGGCCGCTCCACCGCCGACGCCGACATGGTGGTCCACGCCGACCGGGCCGTCTTCGACCGGCTCGCCTCCGGCAACCCGCGCCTGGTGGCGGCGCTGCTGCGCAACGACATCAACGTGCAGGGCGACATGCGGCTGCTGCTGACGCTGCGCCGGCTCTTCCCGGGCCCGTCCGCGGCCCGGCACCCCCGCCACGCGGACCAGGGCACGGGCGGGCGGTCCGCGCCCGGGACGGAGGCGCGATGACGTCGGAGTTGGCGCACGTCCTCGCCGGCAACTCGTTCGCGCTCAGCGACGCGGAGGGCGACATGGAGGCCGACCCGCGAGCGCCGACGGGCCTGTTCTCCTTCGACACCCGGTTCCTGTCCCACTGGGTGCTCACCCTCGACGGGCAGCGGCTGCACGCGCTGTCCCGGGACGACCTGGCCTACTTCGAGACGCGGTTCGTGGTCGTGCCCGGGGCC encodes:
- a CDS encoding glycoside hydrolase family 26 protein, with translation MAAPVIRSVTADPAVLLPGKSTTVVVDAYHPDSRHLIFPGRVGEPTGTVWDTSVRIDLGVPLTVQLTSAAPGVTITPSATDPSRFAVTVLSGPGTITLTATVRDSAGRTATAATTVTVPLLVGMSTEKGAPTQQIVANYPNIRYMRDYGVDTDGDKLPELPPLNAGKFVDAPSAVMHVSWKDNVEQLSTWLNGLTRPVYLTWYHEPMGDVAPATYRTTAARVSQIVAAHPNRKWVLGHGPIVTRYWLDEGKGNPTDWGYPGMTHYGVDCYSRDTASYWPASRIFGTAFNKVRAAYPTIRLLVPEYGLVRTTADTTGTGRAQAMRDHVTWLRQQPYVDAIAYWNNWAEFQLGYPSPEATAWRDLQAG
- a CDS encoding mycothiol transferase, producing MDVNDLLTDAYGRLPDLVESAVAGLSPEQLRQAPAAGANPVGWLVWHLTRIQDHHVAGVLGEAQLWATGDWAGRLGLEPDPDDTGFGHGPDQIAAVRPESGQVLVDYHRAVVDRTRAYLRGLRPADLDRVVDRNWDPPVTLGVRLVSVLADDLQHVGQAGYVRGLIERG
- a CDS encoding GNAT family N-acetyltransferase — its product is MTTVRELTAGDWPQLWPMLRDMGVGDEPAETHRERFLRLLADPRWALLGAADADGLTGYAAAQDHGPHLRSGDAHRTARLHDLYVRPDRRRRGVGRALLAAASEWAAGRARYLEWQAHRERAAPFYERLGLRGEPCPQPEYPTFIVDFGVR
- the pip gene encoding prolyl aminopeptidase, whose translation is MDELPMYPPIEPYATHRIAVGDGHDLYVEEVGRPDGVPVVFLHGGPGGGLVPAARRFFDPDRYRVVLFDQRGAGRSTPFGELRANTTWHLVDDIEVIRERLGIDAWLVFGGSWGVTLGLAYAQTHPDRVTGLILRGVLLLRRSERDWFYQGGLRHLQPDEWDRFVAPIPAAERDDVLGAYHRRLHGPDDAEARACAAAWGRWEAINSALRPAPDTLAHFTDEEQALPIARILSHYAVHGGFLTGDTQLLDGVDRIRHLPAVIINGRYDLCCPPASAYDLARRWPEAELRIVPDAGHSAAEPGIARELLRATDRFADLLTAR
- a CDS encoding SCP2 sterol-binding domain-containing protein; protein product: MGASMAEQVIEQVAGRHPELPEHTAGTVRLDLHDGGRTEHWYLTIEHQNVEVGRSTADADMVVHADRAVFDRLASGNPRLVAALLRNDINVQGDMRLLLTLRRLFPGPSAARHPRHADQGTGGRSAPGTEAR
- a CDS encoding glycoside hydrolase family 88 protein → MTRNATTDRVLTALLAMQRQSWEQGVTGHALLDLGLDELAVLVADAAVTRQHPDGRLGDVSGEAGAVNGAACGEAVRHAASTDADPRWSAALAAQLDWLVARAPRAADGTLFHLLDNRQVWPDTVYMVVPLLAVLGRTDLAAGQVAGHRRRLYDERTGLYAARWDEDRGELDRAEHWGTGNGWVVAGIARALRLAPDWPTGLRDELAGHARAVLDACLAHRADDGLFHDVLDDPGTFREANTAQMLAYAALTGVADGWLPATWLDVGADLLAAAGRRIDRYGRVTGVSGAPDFAGPGTSPEAQAFHLLGHAALARARAAVSPAG
- a CDS encoding 2'-5' RNA ligase family protein, yielding MVAALELYLDTDATRRIRVLWDALESEGVQSMRSLLEQRHRPHVSLAVAPRFDPDRVAEALAGMVVAAPLRLEFQHAGQFVGRVLWLGPAPTAELLAHHAEVHRRLARAGIGLVEHYQPGRWVPHCTLSMRVPNPLIAAAVRRCLEVLPLTATVVGASVTDHARGISHPLP